The Pseudoalteromonas translucida KMM 520 genome has a window encoding:
- a CDS encoding UPF0149 family protein, whose amino-acid sequence MSDLPDYEEAQLLLEKNEIFVSPAEAHGVISGLLACGLTIDDKEYLGLLSDVFNDGDSFSNNLKQFFGSIYKQVVASFNDEEFAFDLFLPSDDETLIDQANGLVSWVAGFMLGFGLKQKDYGKLSADVKEVITDFSEITRLDTTFEETEEDSQALHEVIEYVRVSALLCFAELGKDQSTASTKKTLH is encoded by the coding sequence ATGAGCGATTTACCAGATTACGAAGAAGCCCAATTATTATTAGAAAAAAACGAAATATTTGTATCACCCGCTGAAGCGCACGGTGTAATTAGTGGTTTATTAGCCTGTGGGTTAACGATTGACGACAAAGAATACCTAGGGCTGTTAAGTGATGTGTTTAACGATGGTGACTCGTTTAGTAATAATTTAAAACAGTTTTTTGGCAGCATTTATAAGCAGGTAGTTGCTAGCTTTAATGATGAAGAATTTGCGTTTGATTTGTTTTTACCCAGCGACGATGAAACACTTATAGATCAGGCTAATGGTTTGGTTTCTTGGGTTGCAGGTTTTATGCTTGGCTTTGGCTTAAAGCAAAAAGATTACGGTAAATTATCAGCCGATGTAAAAGAAGTTATTACCGATTTTAGCGAAATTACTCGCCTTGATACTACCTTTGAAGAAACTGAAGAAGACAGCCAAGCACTACATGAAGTGATTGAGTATGTGCGTGTGTCGGCATTACTTTGCTTTGCAGAGTTAGGTAAAGATCAAAGTACTGCTAGCACTAAAAAAACACTTCATTAA
- a CDS encoding FAD-dependent oxidoreductase, translating into MKQAQVCIVGGGSVGLTLALGLAKAGISVVVLDAAPKQTPPTDEYGMRVSALSIASQTLLEQLNVWPHIVALRASAYTHMDVRDADSFGKIAFNSEQLELDHLGHIVENDIICYALIKELEQQANATLMFDTCYQQIHQSESDVFVTLKSGEPIIAKLLVAADGANSAIRKQFNMALSFKDYDHHALVATVKTQEPHANTARQVFLPSGPLAFLPLSDANTHSIVWSTNPTHCEELLAMDDNQFNKAIMAAIDGQCGLCEVQSVRAAFPLKMRYAQQWVAGKVVLIGDAAHTIHPLAGLGMNLGLKDAAYLIELLTSDNKEFASTRTLRDYERTRKLDAQKHIAMMYSLKELFAGANPIKKLIRGVGLSMVDNLGPIKHLFAKEAIGK; encoded by the coding sequence ATGAAACAAGCACAGGTATGTATTGTAGGTGGTGGCAGCGTAGGGCTTACCTTAGCGCTTGGGTTGGCAAAAGCGGGTATAAGCGTAGTCGTGCTTGACGCTGCGCCAAAGCAAACACCGCCAACTGACGAGTACGGCATGCGCGTAAGTGCGCTGAGTATTGCAAGTCAAACCTTGCTTGAACAATTAAACGTATGGCCACACATAGTTGCCTTGCGTGCTAGTGCCTATACCCATATGGATGTGCGCGATGCCGACAGCTTTGGCAAAATAGCTTTTAATAGTGAGCAACTAGAGCTTGATCATTTAGGTCATATAGTTGAAAACGATATTATTTGCTACGCGCTTATAAAGGAGCTGGAGCAGCAGGCAAATGCTACGCTGATGTTCGACACTTGTTATCAGCAAATACACCAAAGCGAATCGGATGTATTTGTTACTTTAAAAAGTGGTGAGCCAATCATTGCAAAGCTGCTGGTGGCCGCCGATGGTGCTAATTCGGCAATTCGAAAGCAATTTAATATGGCGCTGAGCTTTAAAGACTACGACCACCATGCATTGGTGGCTACAGTTAAAACTCAAGAGCCACACGCCAATACCGCACGCCAAGTGTTTTTACCAAGCGGGCCATTAGCATTTTTACCGTTGAGCGATGCCAACACCCATTCAATTGTGTGGTCTACAAACCCAACGCATTGTGAAGAGCTGTTAGCAATGGACGACAACCAGTTTAACAAAGCCATTATGGCGGCGATAGACGGCCAATGTGGTTTGTGTGAAGTGCAAAGTGTACGCGCTGCATTTCCACTTAAAATGCGTTATGCCCAGCAATGGGTTGCAGGTAAAGTCGTATTAATTGGCGATGCTGCACATACGATTCATCCGCTTGCAGGCTTGGGGATGAACCTAGGGTTAAAAGATGCCGCTTATTTAATTGAGTTACTAACAAGTGATAATAAAGAATTTGCCAGCACGCGTACTTTACGTGATTACGAGCGTACCCGTAAACTCGATGCGCAAAAACACATTGCCATGATGTACTCTTTAAAAGAGTTATTTGCCGGTGCTAACCCAATTAAAAAACTAATTCGTGGAGTTGGGCTTTCAATGGTTGATAACTTAGGCCCAATAAAGCATTTGTTTGCTAAAGAAGCGATAGGAAAGTAA
- a CDS encoding efflux RND transporter permease subunit codes for MIAWFTKNHVAANLLLVTLLLSGLFSLSTKIPIEVFPSFETDMISIRVSLRGATPEDVEQGVTIRIEESVQDLEGIKQIFSRSSEGSGSVTVEVESGYDPRELLADIKSRVDAINTFPGDAEKPIVALAERKREVIAVTVSSDYGEKETREYAEQVRDQILRLPSVTQVELSGVRDYELAIEVSQDTLRQYDLTLAQISNAVANSSSDISAGNLKTQGGDVLISSKGQAYRKDEFASIVVKNQSDGTIIRLGDIATINDDFEETPVRTRFNGKQAAFIDVYRIGPQSAITVADEVKAYINAQQSSLPQGFALSYWDDDSELVKSRIATLTTNALQGGILVLALLTLFLRPAIAFWVFIGIPVSFMGAFIAMPIFGVTLNVMSLFGFILVLGIVVDDAIVTGENVYTHLKTAESGEQAAILGTQEVATPVTFGVLTTVAAFLPLAFIEGARGALFAQIPVVVIPVLLFSLIESKFVLPAHLKYIKLRHQKGKQSKFDLLQQRFADGFESAILKYYQPILNLALRHKLATVSLFVGVFLIILTMITSGWTKFVFFPRIPSETVRVNLTLPAGTPFEVTNKYVIDMSQKAQQLQDKYRDPDTGESVILNILATTGGRGGVSNSGAVRFEITPAEKRDSDIGSRELASEWRELIGVIPGAESLTFRAEIGRSSDPIDVQLSGTSLKVLQDVADHIKTRLSTYPTVFDIADSMSDGKEELQIELTEQGLALGLNRVNVAGQVRNSFFGSQVQRIQRGRDDVRVMVRLPIDERRSVADLQNILINTPAGGSVPLSHVAILITGQSPSTINRIDRYRTLNVTADIEKSNTNMTILQADLSQYLDELMQQYPGVDYALEGEAKEQRESFGSLAWALVFVFFIIYALLAIPFKSYLQPLIVMSVIPFGMIGAVVGHWIMGMELTIMSLLGMLALIGVVVNDSLVLVDYINKKRTEGLELIEVVKLAGASRFRPVMLTSLTTFIGLMPLLFEKATQAQFLIPMAVSLGFGIIFATFITLLLVPVNYMLMERFQGWFK; via the coding sequence ATGATTGCTTGGTTTACCAAAAACCATGTTGCTGCCAATTTATTGTTAGTAACGTTGTTGCTGTCGGGACTGTTTAGCTTATCGACAAAAATACCGATCGAAGTATTTCCTTCTTTTGAAACCGATATGATCAGTATTCGGGTTAGTTTACGTGGTGCGACGCCAGAGGATGTTGAGCAAGGTGTCACTATACGTATAGAAGAGTCTGTACAAGATTTAGAAGGCATAAAGCAAATATTTAGCCGCTCATCTGAAGGTTCGGGCTCTGTGACTGTTGAGGTGGAGAGCGGTTACGATCCTCGAGAGTTACTCGCTGATATAAAAAGCCGTGTTGATGCTATTAATACCTTTCCTGGAGATGCAGAAAAACCCATCGTTGCTCTAGCTGAGCGAAAACGAGAGGTTATAGCGGTAACTGTATCTAGCGATTATGGCGAAAAAGAAACTCGTGAGTACGCAGAGCAAGTACGCGATCAAATATTACGTTTACCCAGTGTAACGCAGGTTGAGTTAAGTGGCGTGCGCGACTACGAACTGGCTATTGAAGTAAGCCAAGATACCTTGCGCCAATATGACTTAACACTGGCGCAAATTTCTAATGCGGTTGCTAACTCAAGCTCAGACATTTCTGCGGGTAACTTAAAAACCCAAGGTGGTGATGTACTTATTAGCTCAAAAGGGCAAGCATACCGAAAAGACGAATTTGCCAGCATAGTGGTTAAAAACCAAAGTGACGGTACTATTATTCGCTTAGGTGATATAGCCACAATTAATGATGACTTTGAAGAAACCCCAGTGCGTACCCGTTTTAACGGAAAACAAGCCGCTTTTATCGACGTATACCGAATCGGCCCACAAAGCGCAATTACAGTTGCCGATGAAGTAAAAGCCTATATAAATGCCCAGCAATCTTCATTGCCGCAAGGTTTTGCATTAAGTTATTGGGATGACGACTCAGAGCTAGTTAAAAGCCGTATTGCCACGCTTACCACTAACGCCTTACAAGGCGGTATTTTAGTGCTGGCACTGCTAACCTTATTTTTACGCCCAGCTATCGCATTTTGGGTGTTTATTGGTATTCCGGTGTCGTTTATGGGGGCATTTATTGCTATGCCTATTTTTGGCGTGACCCTTAATGTAATGAGTTTATTTGGCTTTATTTTGGTACTCGGTATTGTGGTTGATGATGCCATAGTCACAGGTGAGAACGTTTACACCCATTTAAAAACAGCTGAATCGGGCGAACAAGCTGCCATATTAGGCACCCAAGAAGTAGCAACGCCAGTCACTTTTGGTGTATTAACTACGGTAGCAGCCTTTTTACCATTAGCCTTTATTGAAGGTGCGCGCGGGGCATTATTTGCACAAATTCCTGTGGTGGTTATTCCGGTATTATTGTTTTCTTTAATTGAGTCTAAATTTGTTTTACCTGCACATTTAAAATACATAAAGCTACGTCATCAAAAAGGTAAGCAGTCAAAATTTGATCTGCTACAGCAACGTTTTGCTGATGGCTTTGAAAGTGCCATTTTAAAATATTATCAGCCTATTCTTAATTTAGCTCTGCGTCATAAACTGGCAACGGTGAGCTTATTTGTTGGCGTATTTTTAATTATTTTAACTATGATCACCAGTGGTTGGACTAAGTTTGTATTTTTTCCACGTATTCCCAGCGAAACCGTACGGGTAAACTTAACCCTGCCGGCTGGTACACCGTTTGAAGTAACTAATAAATATGTGATTGATATGTCGCAAAAAGCGCAGCAATTACAAGACAAATACCGCGATCCTGATACGGGTGAAAGCGTTATTTTAAATATTTTAGCAACGACTGGCGGGCGCGGCGGAGTATCTAACTCGGGCGCAGTACGCTTTGAAATTACCCCAGCTGAAAAACGCGATTCAGATATTGGTTCACGCGAACTTGCCAGTGAATGGCGCGAATTAATTGGCGTTATTCCTGGTGCTGAAAGCCTCACCTTTAGAGCCGAAATTGGTCGTAGTTCAGATCCAATAGATGTGCAGCTTAGCGGTACATCGTTAAAGGTTTTACAAGATGTGGCAGATCATATTAAAACGCGTTTATCGACTTACCCAACCGTATTCGATATTGCCGATAGTATGTCTGATGGTAAAGAAGAGCTGCAAATAGAGCTTACTGAACAAGGCTTAGCGCTGGGCTTAAACCGAGTTAATGTAGCAGGGCAAGTGCGTAACTCGTTTTTTGGCTCGCAAGTGCAAAGGATCCAACGCGGGCGAGACGATGTGCGGGTAATGGTACGTTTGCCTATTGACGAAAGACGCTCGGTGGCCGACTTGCAAAATATACTCATAAACACACCAGCCGGTGGCTCAGTGCCTTTATCGCATGTGGCTATTTTAATTACAGGGCAAAGCCCGTCTACTATCAATCGGATCGATCGCTACCGTACTTTAAACGTGACCGCCGATATAGAAAAAAGCAACACTAACATGACCATACTCCAAGCTGATTTATCCCAGTATTTAGATGAGCTAATGCAGCAATACCCAGGAGTAGATTATGCATTAGAAGGTGAAGCAAAAGAGCAAAGAGAGTCGTTTGGCTCACTTGCTTGGGCGTTAGTATTTGTATTTTTTATTATTTATGCGCTACTAGCGATACCGTTTAAATCGTACTTACAGCCATTAATAGTAATGAGTGTTATACCCTTTGGCATGATAGGCGCTGTAGTAGGGCATTGGATCATGGGGATGGAATTAACCATTATGAGCTTGCTTGGCATGCTAGCGTTAATTGGTGTAGTGGTTAATGACTCACTGGTATTAGTTGACTATATTAATAAAAAACGCACCGAAGGGCTTGAATTAATTGAGGTCGTTAAACTTGCCGGCGCGTCACGTTTTCGCCCAGTTATGCTAACTAGCTTAACCACCTTTATAGGGTTAATGCCGTTATTATTTGAAAAAGCGACTCAAGCGCAATTTTTAATCCCTATGGCTGTGAGCTTAGGTTTTGGAATTATATTCGCCACCTTCATTACCTTATTGCTGGTACCGGTAAACTATATGCTTATGGAGCGTTTTCAGGGCTGGTTTAAATAA
- the ubiH gene encoding 2-octaprenyl-6-methoxyphenyl hydroxylase, producing MPKQFDVVVIGGGLAGASCALSVAKINPSLSIAVVEANEVSNNYHPSFDDRSIALAQQSVEYLQGLNLFALNSPYATAIKKVSVSDRHHFGKADINCEEFAKDALGYVVEVNPFGRSLHQLLNAQINISLYCPDSVNAIEQQLHNNIVTLQSGEQIAAKLLVIADGAQSPTRSLFGLKFNTQAYEQGAIIANIEVAGGHNNHAFERFTQHGPMALLPMSNNRYSLVWCMQQQHVEQHMAQSEDDFISALQSAFGYRGGQFTKVGMRANYPLVYGQVESLIAHRTVVIGNAAHAIHPIAGQGFNLGLRDVQVLSNLIAQSPNDLGSYAFTREYAQQRSADINNVMTLTDGLVRLFSNSSRILALGRSIGLFSMDLFPSLKAPLAKQLMGQVKQGQGL from the coding sequence GTGCCTAAGCAGTTTGATGTTGTTGTTATTGGTGGCGGTTTAGCCGGTGCTAGCTGTGCGTTAAGTGTGGCTAAAATAAATCCCTCGCTTAGTATTGCTGTTGTTGAGGCTAATGAAGTAAGTAATAACTATCACCCTAGCTTTGATGATAGAAGCATAGCACTTGCTCAGCAGTCGGTAGAGTACTTACAAGGCTTAAATTTATTTGCGTTAAATTCACCGTACGCTACAGCAATTAAAAAAGTAAGTGTGTCTGATCGTCACCACTTTGGAAAAGCAGATATTAACTGTGAAGAGTTTGCTAAAGATGCCCTTGGTTATGTGGTTGAAGTAAACCCGTTTGGCCGCTCGTTACATCAATTATTAAACGCTCAAATAAATATCAGTTTATATTGTCCTGATAGCGTAAATGCCATTGAGCAGCAATTACATAATAATATAGTTACTTTGCAAAGTGGCGAGCAAATAGCCGCTAAGCTGTTAGTTATTGCCGACGGTGCACAGTCGCCAACTCGCAGCTTATTTGGGCTTAAGTTTAACACTCAAGCTTATGAGCAAGGGGCTATTATTGCCAATATAGAGGTAGCAGGCGGGCATAATAACCATGCTTTTGAGCGATTTACGCAACATGGCCCCATGGCGCTATTACCTATGAGCAACAACCGCTATTCACTAGTGTGGTGTATGCAGCAACAGCACGTTGAGCAGCACATGGCACAAAGTGAAGACGACTTTATAAGCGCACTACAAAGTGCCTTTGGTTATCGCGGTGGTCAATTTACTAAAGTGGGTATGCGTGCTAATTACCCCTTAGTGTATGGCCAAGTAGAATCGCTTATTGCGCACCGCACGGTAGTAATAGGCAATGCTGCACATGCAATTCATCCCATTGCAGGACAAGGGTTTAATTTAGGCCTGCGAGATGTACAAGTACTTAGTAACTTAATTGCACAGAGCCCAAATGACTTAGGCAGTTATGCATTTACTCGCGAGTATGCACAGCAGCGCAGCGCTGATATAAATAACGTGATGACCTTAACAGATGGTTTAGTAAGGCTTTTTTCAAATTCATCACGCATACTGGCACTTGGCCGTAGTATTGGGTTGTTTTCGATGGATTTATTCCCCTCTTTAAAAGCGCCATTGGCTAAGCAGTTAATGGGGCAAGTTAAACAAGGTCAAGGTTTATGA
- a CDS encoding AraC family transcriptional regulator: MSTLADHYFSSCIDYLETLGLNSQAVLSAISFNEYSNKQAQQLAPRISLNSYNALLNYAQQTLSEPLFGFKLGQQIRTADFGVLGYLIESSNNLASAITALLNYDSLVADIGKAEFELQGELAIIRWLPNANCSPQVILRNMTAWVSVIRQLLNPQLSPSTIYFTQAFTSNEKTTLASWFNCPVKTNAQYNQVVFPSSYLALPFKTDNTQINLVLKQVSEQQLSRFKSQQLLTEKISQLFMAKNDLIDCSLIRTAGALNMTPRTLQRHLKREQISFADLLEQERKRRVILCIGKEPLSNIAIKLGFNDQSSFNRAFKRWYNCTPLQYLKSIT, translated from the coding sequence ATGAGCACGCTTGCCGATCATTATTTTTCAAGCTGTATTGATTACCTTGAAACACTTGGACTTAATAGCCAAGCTGTTTTGTCGGCTATTAGCTTTAATGAATACAGTAATAAGCAGGCTCAGCAACTCGCGCCACGCATTAGCTTAAACAGTTACAATGCACTGCTAAACTATGCTCAGCAAACCCTAAGCGAGCCTTTGTTTGGCTTTAAGCTTGGTCAGCAAATTCGTACTGCCGACTTTGGGGTATTGGGTTACTTAATTGAATCGAGTAATAACTTAGCCAGCGCTATTACCGCACTACTTAACTACGACAGTTTAGTTGCAGATATTGGTAAGGCAGAGTTTGAGCTGCAAGGTGAGTTGGCAATTATTCGTTGGCTACCTAATGCTAACTGCAGCCCACAGGTTATTTTACGTAATATGACCGCTTGGGTAAGTGTTATTCGGCAACTATTAAACCCACAGCTATCGCCCAGTACTATTTATTTTACCCAAGCTTTTACCAGCAATGAAAAAACAACACTCGCAAGCTGGTTTAACTGCCCTGTTAAAACTAACGCGCAGTATAACCAAGTGGTATTTCCGAGCAGTTATTTAGCACTGCCATTTAAAACCGACAATACGCAAATTAACTTAGTGCTTAAACAGGTTTCTGAGCAGCAACTTTCGCGCTTTAAAAGCCAGCAGTTACTAACCGAAAAAATTAGCCAGTTATTTATGGCTAAAAATGACTTAATCGACTGCAGTTTAATACGTACAGCAGGCGCACTAAACATGACCCCGCGCACCTTACAACGTCATTTAAAGCGCGAACAAATATCGTTTGCCGACTTACTTGAGCAAGAGCGTAAAAGGCGCGTAATACTGTGTATTGGCAAAGAGCCATTAAGTAACATAGCAATTAAACTTGGCTTTAATGACCAAAGTTCATTTAATCGTGCTTTTAAACGCTGGTATAACTGCACCCCACTGCAATATCTAAAAAGTATTACTTAA
- a CDS encoding SRPBCC family protein, whose amino-acid sequence MIQITLKQKIAATPLQVRDALLNHAQLERFFNAKFVLLKKQNEGEIVGGKGAIRQVIMAGIRFEERIISADSNHISYQIIGNKPVAEHRGDIYFCVSDNAPTSTEVTYNIRCKIPWWLPSFVVKFFIKKDIAQALNKLKANFKGNIS is encoded by the coding sequence ATGATACAAATAACCTTAAAACAAAAGATTGCAGCAACGCCTCTACAAGTTAGAGACGCATTGCTTAATCATGCGCAATTAGAACGTTTTTTTAATGCTAAATTTGTTCTGCTAAAAAAGCAAAATGAAGGCGAAATAGTTGGCGGTAAAGGTGCTATTAGGCAAGTTATAATGGCAGGGATTCGCTTTGAAGAGCGTATAATTAGCGCCGACAGCAATCATATTAGTTATCAAATAATAGGCAATAAACCAGTTGCAGAGCACCGTGGCGATATTTATTTTTGCGTTAGCGATAATGCCCCAACAAGCACCGAAGTTACCTATAACATACGCTGTAAAATACCATGGTGGCTGCCAAGCTTTGTGGTTAAGTTTTTTATTAAAAAAGATATAGCACAAGCGCTTAATAAACTAAAAGCCAACTTTAAGGGCAACATATCATGA
- a CDS encoding VOC family protein, translating to MSNCLHLAIPAGDLNIAKTFYCDVLGCKTGNSEQGRWIDIDFWGNELTLHQSVERLPTVRHDVDMGAVAVPHFGIHLSENEFNALKQRIENAGLEYLDKPYRRFIGDEFEQETFFIEDPNGNVLEMKTMVNPEVLFKKSKVRVC from the coding sequence ATGTCTAACTGTTTACATCTGGCTATTCCGGCTGGTGATTTAAATATAGCTAAAACTTTTTATTGCGATGTACTTGGCTGTAAAACCGGAAATAGCGAGCAAGGACGCTGGATAGATATTGATTTTTGGGGTAACGAGTTAACACTGCACCAAAGTGTTGAGCGCCTACCTACAGTTCGCCATGATGTTGATATGGGCGCAGTTGCCGTACCACATTTTGGTATTCATTTATCTGAAAACGAATTTAATGCGTTAAAACAACGTATTGAAAACGCGGGCTTAGAGTATTTAGATAAGCCATATCGCCGTTTTATAGGAGATGAGTTTGAACAAGAAACATTTTTTATAGAAGATCCAAACGGTAACGTACTCGAAATGAAAACCATGGTTAACCCTGAGGTTTTATTTAAGAAAAGTAAAGTTAGGGTCTGCTGA
- a CDS encoding sterol desaturase family protein: protein MSIEIILLALSPVFIIFVSYEFIKYRRYYDIKDSLANTALALMHQGADAIALIVLMPFFYWLHQYRLFDIELSVLTIFGAFLLQDFLYYWFHKASHHIHWLWAAHVVHHSSTKMNFSTAFRQSLMYPLAGMWLFWLPMILIGFDPLSVFTVVALNLAYQFFVHTQTVSTLGWFEKIFNTPSHHRVHHAINPGYLDKNFAGVLIIWDKLFGTYAEEKADKPCKYGIVGQLNSNNPLTITFHQWAYLVKSAFKAKGVTAKLKVIFGYPTSSN from the coding sequence ATGAGCATAGAAATCATTTTACTTGCCCTTAGCCCTGTATTTATTATTTTTGTAAGTTATGAATTTATTAAATATCGGCGCTATTACGACATAAAAGACAGCTTGGCGAATACAGCACTGGCGCTTATGCACCAAGGCGCCGATGCAATTGCTTTAATTGTGCTAATGCCATTTTTTTATTGGCTGCATCAATATAGATTATTTGATATTGAACTGTCGGTGCTGACGATATTTGGCGCCTTTTTACTACAAGACTTTTTGTATTATTGGTTTCATAAAGCATCGCACCATATTCATTGGTTATGGGCTGCCCATGTGGTGCATCACAGTTCAACAAAAATGAACTTTTCAACCGCATTTAGGCAAAGCTTAATGTATCCGCTTGCGGGTATGTGGTTATTTTGGTTGCCAATGATATTAATCGGCTTTGATCCGCTGAGTGTATTTACCGTGGTGGCGCTTAATTTGGCCTATCAGTTTTTTGTGCATACCCAAACGGTAAGTACACTAGGCTGGTTTGAAAAGATATTTAACACCCCATCGCATCATCGAGTACATCATGCTATTAACCCCGGCTACTTAGATAAAAACTTTGCCGGTGTACTCATTATTTGGGATAAGTTATTTGGCACTTACGCTGAGGAAAAAGCCGATAAACCGTGTAAGTACGGTATTGTGGGGCAGTTAAATAGTAACAACCCACTGACCATAACTTTTCATCAATGGGCTTACTTAGTAAAAAGTGCATTTAAAGCAAAAGGGGTAACGGCAAAACTAAAAGTAATATTTGGCTACCCTACAAGTTCCAATTAA
- the pepP gene encoding Xaa-Pro aminopeptidase has protein sequence MVEIQKSEFKARRERLLAKMDSNSVAIIPAASEVTRSRDTHYAFRQDSDFFYLTGFNEPDAVLVLAPNSDTPSILFCLNKDKLAEVWHGRRIGFEKAKNEYLFDATHGLSDLSEQLFNLLNGKAVLYYAQGAYSAFDGRVFSLLNTLRSAPKKGDIAPSTIKDIRLLIHEMRLFKSPSEINIMRTGCEISAQGHVRAMCFAHSGATEYQLEAELHHHYAMHGARHPAYGTIVGSGDNANILHYTQNSDALKNGDLVLIDSGCELQGYAADITRTFPVNGKFSPEQAALYNIVLKAQEVAFAEIKPGGYMSHANALAMAVMTQGLLDLGILTGNFDELMAKQACKEYYMHGLGHWLGLDVHDVGDYKVNNAERAFEPGMVLTIEPGLYISEDSNAPQKYRGIGIRIEDNLLVTPSGYENLTLSAPKTISDIEALMQSNKSA, from the coding sequence ATGGTTGAAATACAAAAGTCAGAGTTTAAAGCACGTCGTGAGCGTCTGCTTGCAAAAATGGATAGTAACAGTGTGGCAATTATACCAGCAGCGAGCGAAGTTACGCGCAGCCGCGACACTCACTATGCATTTAGACAAGACAGTGACTTTTTTTACTTAACTGGTTTTAATGAGCCCGATGCCGTACTCGTACTTGCTCCAAATAGCGACACCCCCAGTATATTATTTTGCCTTAATAAAGATAAACTAGCCGAAGTATGGCATGGGCGCAGAATTGGCTTTGAAAAAGCAAAAAACGAATATTTGTTTGATGCAACCCATGGATTAAGTGATTTGAGCGAACAGTTATTTAATTTGCTCAATGGCAAAGCAGTTTTATATTATGCGCAAGGTGCATATTCGGCTTTTGATGGGCGTGTTTTCTCTTTGCTTAACACTCTGCGCAGCGCTCCTAAAAAAGGTGACATAGCGCCAAGTACCATTAAAGATATTCGTTTGTTAATTCACGAAATGCGTTTATTTAAATCACCAAGTGAGATAAATATTATGCGCACAGGCTGCGAAATTAGCGCGCAGGGCCATGTTAGGGCAATGTGTTTTGCCCATAGCGGTGCAACCGAGTATCAATTAGAGGCAGAGCTACATCATCATTATGCAATGCATGGTGCGCGGCACCCTGCGTACGGCACTATTGTAGGCAGTGGCGACAATGCTAATATTTTACATTACACCCAAAACAGCGACGCCCTTAAAAATGGCGACCTAGTGTTAATAGATTCAGGTTGCGAGCTACAAGGCTACGCTGCTGATATTACACGCACTTTTCCAGTGAATGGTAAATTTAGCCCCGAGCAAGCTGCGTTATATAATATTGTTCTTAAAGCGCAAGAAGTGGCGTTTGCAGAAATTAAACCCGGCGGTTACATGTCGCATGCTAATGCCTTAGCAATGGCAGTAATGACCCAAGGCCTACTGGATTTGGGTATTTTAACTGGCAACTTTGATGAGTTAATGGCAAAACAAGCCTGTAAAGAATATTACATGCATGGTTTGGGGCATTGGTTAGGCCTAGACGTACATGATGTAGGTGACTACAAAGTAAATAACGCTGAGCGTGCATTTGAGCCGGGTATGGTGCTGACCATAGAGCCTGGGCTTTATATCAGCGAAGATTCAAATGCACCGCAAAAATACCGAGGTATTGGTATTCGTATTGAAGATAACCTATTAGTAACCCCAAGTGGTTATGAAAACCTCACCCTAAGTGCGCCAAAAACCATAAGCGATATAGAAGCACTTATGCAAAGCAATAAAAGCGCATAA